AAAGGTTCTGAATACAGGGGTAGCTACGCTTTCTGAAGTTTCTCACAATGTCTCGGGGGACAAACATTCCCAGCATCTGTCAGCTCTCACCTCGTCTTTACTTATGCCCGTGGGTTTTACGGAATCGGCACAATCTCCCCGCTATCGGTCTTGGCTGTGCTGCTGGGAGTGACATACGGGCACTGAGGCTCTCAGAGAGCCCGCGTGTTTGTTCCCTTGGCTTATAAAGTGCTAGTTAAGGGGACAAAAATGTGATTGGAAGGTCTCAGATAACTCATTCGTGTGTCCTGttaaaatatgataaatatagatttattataataagttaaaaatatcCATAtagtacaataaataaataaaaccaatatccacaAAGCATCTCTCAGTTCtgaaacaacaacagcaacaacaacaaaaaagaacaatcGCAGTCGCACTCTAAGGCTCAATTATTTTGGAGGAATCGTTGAGGAAGGCAGGCACCTACCTTCACGCTAGGAGAGCTGTGCTCCGACCACCGTTAGCACCTGTTAGCACACGGCCCACTCAACCCTCCTCACTGCCTTCCCAGAAAGGTTTGATTGTTAAGTGAAGCGGCTCACTGTGTATTCTCTGCCTTATTTTTGAGTCCTAAGATAAAGAATCCGTTTCTAAAAAGAAGTTTGGAGCCAAAGACACGTCCCTTGTGAGCCCTCGCCTCAACATGTGTGGCTCTTTGATTCGCCGGGAAGAACACAGAAAACACACGGGGATGTATGTTTAAGTAGAGTTAGTTGTGTTGGAGGAAAAGCAGCAGAGGAAGGCTCGCCTGACACCCCGAGTCTCACCGCCCCAAGCCCCAGAGACCCCCTCTCGCTTTGGGGGTGAGCATGGCGGGCAGGAGTCCCCTGGGAGTTCAGGTTGGGTGCTGTCCATTTTGTGTGATGGGCTGGATCTTTCCTAGGGAGACATCCGTGTCATAGTCCAAGATGACAGACAGGGCCGGGGACAGCCGCTCCGGGGGCTTGGCTGCTccgcctgcctcctccttcttcGGGTCCTCGGAGGAGCCCACGGCATGTGGGATCAGGTACACCAGGTGGCAGTCCTTGGAGATGGAGCCTCGCGGCTCGTGCTGGCTGGAGAAGACCGCGCCCCCGTTGTTGTTGATGCTCACCGTCTCTATGGCATTACTGGTCGCAGGGCAGAGTCTGTAGCATCCCAGGAGGGTTGAAAATGCCTTCCGGAAATCAGCATTAAAGGCGTAAATGATGGGGTTCAAGGAGGAATTAGCCCACCCAAACCACACGAACACGTCGAAGGTGATGGCGTCGATGCAGAAGGGCTGGGTCTCCCCGGTCCCGCAGAAGGGCGCCATGCAGTTCAGGATGAAGAAGGGCAGCCAGCAGCACACGAACACCCCCATGATCACCGACAGCGTCTTCAGAACCTTCGTCTCCCTCTTGAAGGACATCTTGAAGGAGCTCTCGGGCTGCGCACACTCCGCGGGCTTCCCGTTGCCCGTCGTGGTCTGGCAATTCTTGGCGTGGACCGCCGCCCTCTCCAAGGCCGAGATGCGCCGGATTTGCTTCTGGGCGATCCTGTAGATCCTGGTGTAGGTGACAATCATGATGGCCACAGGGATGTAGAAGCTTATCAGGGAGGAGGAAATGGCATAGGTCCTGCTCAGGCTGGAGTCACAGTTGTCTACGGTCTCACCCGGGGACGTGGCGTTGCCCTCGGAGAGGCCGGTGGGCTTCGCCTTGTGCCAGCTGAGCTGCACGGGGATGAAGGAGATGAGCACAGACAAGGTCCACGCCACGCTGATCAGAATGAAGGCCGCCTTGGGGGTCATCTTCCTCTCGTAGCGGAAGGGGCTGGAGATGGCCCAGTACCTGTCCACGCTGATCACGCAGAGGTTGAGGATGGACGCCGTGGAGCACATGATGTCGAAGGCCACCCAGATGTTACAGAAGGACCCAAAGGGCCAGAAGCCGGCGATCTCGGCCACCGCTTTCCAGGGCATGACCAGGACGGCCACCAGGAGGTCCGATACGGCCAGGGAGATGACGAAGAAGTTGGTCACCTTGGACCGCAGGTGCCGGAACCTGATGACGGCGGCACAGACCAGCGTGTTCCCCAGGAGGGTGGACAGGATGAGCAGCGACAGGAAACAGGCCGTGAGGACGCGGAAGGAGAAGTCCCTCTGCACCACCAGCCCGGCCCTGTCCATGGTGGAGGCGGTGGAGGTGTTCAGAGTCCTCATCTTCTGGGGagagcacggggggggggggggtgctctgaTGTCCCTCAAGCTCCTAAGCAGGGGTCAGGGGTTAGGGGTCAGGCGGCCCCTTGCTGCCCTGGGTGCAGGACCTCACTGGCGTTCTCTGCGAGGGCTGCACCACGGAGTGGCAGGAGCCTGCCCCCGGCCCCCAAGTCACCCCGTTGGAAGGAGCCGCTTGCTCTCTACGGCTGTCTGCTGACCCCCTCGCTCCAGGTCACTGTCATTGCCACCAGCTGGCCCTTCAATTCCCATGGAAAGCGGTGGCTTTGAGCGTATCCTACGCTTTCCATCCAGAGCCTGGGGGCCTCTCCCGAGCTagtcaaatacagtcacatttcGGGGCTGAGGCACAGCTGAAAATACATGCCTGGCTCCTCCGAACCCCTGGCTCCGCAGCTCCCCAAACGCCCTGAAAAGCAGAGAAAGCAAAGATGCCAAGACTTGAGCAGGTCGCACCTTTACAGGGCAAGCCCAGTCCAATGCGCCAGCCACCTACCTCGCCTGGGGGAGGTTTGGAGAGCGCAGCTCCAGGACGCCCAGGAGACGAGCCCCGCACCCCCGGTCGGGCCCCAGTCGCAGAAATCGGCCGGGGGTTTAGAGCCCGCGCTGCTCCTCTGCCCCAAAGGGCCGGGGATGGGTCGAGGCGGATGAGATCCGGGGGCAGGGCTCTGGGGCGCTTGGCAGCGCCTCGGGAGAGGGCATCTCCGGGATTAGTCACTTGGCAGCTTCTCCCCTTTGCTTACTTTCCgctccttcccccagccagaCGCCAGGTGCCCCTTGGGCGACCTCTGGCCCCTCAGGGCAGGGCCCCGCGCTGCCCCCCGGGGTGCTGGCCACCACCTCCCAGGAGCCCGCGGGAACGCAAGGCAGAGAGCCAGCAGAGTTGGCACCCAGCGGGCCGGCTGGTTCTCCCGGGCACAGCCCACCCTCccgcccgcggcccctcccctgccccgggGGCGGGCTTCGCTTGACAGGCAGTGGCGGGCAGCAGCCCCACGTGGTTCCCCAGGATGCGGGCGAAAGGAGTGAGGGGCGCTCAGGTGAGCACTGGACCGCCCCGGGttacccccaaccccaaccccagggCCCCCAGACCCTCGGACAACACGTGACAGGACCCTCAAGACGCATCTGGCTGCCAGAACCCAAAGTAAATGCGCGTGGAGGGGACCACAGCTCGCCGACATCGGAGCCCCTTTGGGCTGAGCCCAAGCCCTTCCCCAGGACCAACGCGAGCGGGGACCCTGCCCGCTTCCCCCCCACACCCaaccccccgcgcccccgcccctgTCAGATCTGCGTTGCCTCTGGAGCCCCAACCCTGGGGAGACGTCCCCGCAGGCTGTATTCACCGCGCCGTCAGGGTTCCGCGCCCCGGCTCACCTGGCCCGCGCGCTCTGTGGCGCCCCGAGTGCGCTCGCTTCACCTCCCGCCTGGGTCGCGGGGTTCCAGGGCTGCGGTCCACGCCACCAACCCGGACTGCAGCCCGCGCCCTGCGCCCTCCCGACAGGAGAGCGCCCCAAGCCCGGCGCCACGCGCTCAGCGGGCCCGGGCGCCCTCTGCCGGCGGCTGCGGCTTGCCGAACCCCACTTGGCCCTGCCAGGACAGGCCTCCCGCGGGCTCCAGCATCCAGGGGGACCCACTCCGCCCTGTCCCTGATGCCGGAACCTGCGCAGGGAGACTCCTCTGCTTAAAACACCTTAACAGACGAGGGTGAAAGTTCCTGTTGCTGGCACCGCCTTCATGGAACCTATATATTTCCCCGACCCCTCAGGACCTGCCAGGAGCAGGGGTGACGGGGTGAGAGGCTGCCAGGCTCTCAGAGACCAGAGAAAGGGGCACTTACAGAGCAGCCTTCGTGCCCGGGCACACACCTTCTGCCATTCGCCCCTTAACACAGCCCCTCGGCCCAGCAGAAAGGTTCAGAGGTGCAGGAAGTAGCTGGCTGCCCGTCTGCGTGTGCTTCCCACTGACCTGCCTACCTGAGCTGCAGCTCTAGCAGAAGCCAGAGACCTAAGTAAAGACCCCGGGCTGAGGCGAGGGAAGggcaagcgggggggggggggggggcggtacaGAGGCCTGGCGGACAAGGgtgcccctgccccttccccagctgccctgggctACGCCTGGAAGGTCAGACGGGCACTAATTGTGCCTAAGTGGCACCATCCCTGTGCTTTCTGTgccttcctggggtggggaggaagcacGGGGTTTCCTTGTCTCCATCCTCCGCTGCCcgtttcctctctcctctcccagcgGGGTCTCCTCTGTAAAGCAGAGACAACGTGACGGGGCTGTGATGAGTATTCAGTGGGACGGTGCTTGCAGAGGGCTCCGCACCAAGAGAGGCCTGGCCAGCCCTCCTGGCAGGAACCCGGGGGCCGTGCAGACGCGCAGCTTCACCTCCGTGAGAACCTTGCACCCCGAAATGAGGCTTCTGCCCATGACCCACTCCCAACTGCATGTGGGCTCAAAGGAAGGGCTGCAGGACCGACACTGACCTCCTGTGCCTGCTCCCAGCTCTGGCCTCGCCGTCACTCAGTGACACCGCGGGCCCTGAGTCCTGGTCGCAGACACGATTTTTGCCTAAAGAACCACATTCTGGTAGAGCCATAAGCCAGGCGCAGTGTCACACTCCCAGAGCCTCGGcgtcactttctctttctctccctttgacTAACCAGCATGAATCTCTCACGCTCTGGCCCCAGTCACGTGGGCCTGAACGTTGATCTCCCACCTTCTACCTGCGGCACCTGAACTGTTAGCACTGCACCCCCCACAAACGCACAGGGAGGGGCAGTCAGCATTAATGGGGAGGCAGGAAAGGGTGAGAAGAAGCCCCCAGAGAACACGCTGCCGAGAGTGAGGTACAGGGGCCGGAGGTCAGGAGGAGGCCAGTCTGAAGGGTAAAATGTCTGTCTAGTGACAGCTGTGACAAGTGCCCTCAGAGTGCCCCCAGAGCCATAACCCTAGCAATGCCCACCGCCCCTCAGATGAAACAAGGACCCCGACCACAGGCAGAGCCCAGCCAGGGGCCCGTCTACATAAAGCCCAGTGGCCACTGGCCTGGTCTCAGGTGCCATCACATTCAGTGAAACACCAGCTGAACAGCCTAAATGTCTTTGAcatgaaatttaaatatgaaGCAAAACCTTGTTGGGAACAAAAGACACTCACAGTGTACGTCTTCGTATCTTCGTTTCTCCCCAGCTCAGCAGCTGCTGCAAAGGAGTCTCTCTTCCTTGGCTTGAAAATTCCCCTAAGTTCTCCCCAAACTAACCCTCACCGACCCTGTCTTCTCTCAGCTCGTGCACCTGACAGGCACAGGCCATCAGATCGAGCCATGTCACTCATCCGGTGCTCGAGAGGCAGCTCGCGCTCACGAGGGAATTTCTGCCCTTTCCGTCTTTACTCAGAGCTCACAGAGGCCCCGGACCCAGGAGGGAGCCCGGGGAGCACCTAAGGGGGCTGCTTCCTGTCACCAGGAAAGCCAGCACGCGGGCCAACCTCTCACGATGCTCAGACAGACACCTGTGCTCCCCCTCGGGCAGACTGAGGTCACTGAGTTTTGAACATTGTTGCTGGGGGAACGGGGAAGGTGCAATGTCGCTTAAGTCCCCGTGGTTTGTCACTTGGCACAGAGTGACTTTCAGATGGCCTTACAGTGTGGCTAGAGGTTTGGGTTTCTTcctgttttgtttggttggttgtttggtTCTTCCTCTGGAAGCCGCTCTCGAACAGAAGGCCTTGGTTTTGCAAAaatcaccctccccccacccccaaacataAGGAATGTGAATATAAAGGCAAGCAGGTATTAGAATTAGATGCTGCTGGAGTGTAAATCCCAACACAAAAGCGCCTTTGTCTCCCAAATCGGCACGTCTTTAAGCTGCCCTGTGATGTTCGCACTGCAGGGAGGGAAGTTAAAATGATgcttttcaacaaatgtttacttgagcttgtaaaataaatgaatacagaaGGTGTGCtccgtggggtggggtggtgggagctTAATctcataataaataaaacaactgcACTGTCGGGTATGACAAATGCCTTTTATTTGGGAGGTTTAGCATTATTAAAGCTGATTTTACACCAAAAACAACAGCTTGTAATGTCTGAGAAAGGTCAGCTTGGCTGACCTTGACTAAGTCATTAGGATGATAATGTTTTAGACTATAAATACAGCTTCTCTGACATGCCCTCTCCCAGGCCATTCTTCCTTCTCCTACCGTTACTATGCAATTCAGACATCAACACTATTACACATTAAAGATCAACACAGAGCAGGGAATCGAACTCACCACCTTCCCGTGTACAGACAgtgctccaacctactgagccacccagccagggccgtgGCGTGTCTTCTATTGTTGCATCTGAACTTGgctcctctcccttttcctctttttctgtcttctctaGGCTTAAGATTCCATTCTGTCTCCTTCATTGccttattttacattattttgtgTTTCGTTATTTTCATGGTTGCTATGGGGTTCACATCATACATTTGCTAAGACATATAATACAGATACACTGTATATATCTTATATGATGGATAGATATATgatatgttatatgtcaatttagGATACAGACATTTCCTATACCTACATCTTATACACCTTCTTCTCAACCCATCTCAAGGGCTATCATATATCATTTCCTGAAGCGTTAGGGACCCTACAATGCTATTCCTCTGCGTCTTCCCTCCCAATCTTTACGCTGTTGTCATGCAGTCCACTTCGACACATGACATAAACCCCACACTACATTgtgataatttttctttaaacagtCAATTATCCTGGAAAAAGATTTAAATAGTGAGAAGAAATACTAAATACCTACCCATTGGCCAGTACTTTCCTAGGTGCTGGGAATATACCCCTGAACAAAGCCGACCCGCCTGTCCTTACAGAGCTTGTACTCCAGTGCTAGCTGAGAAATACCTTTCACACAGCACAATACAGGGGTGCCAGGAGTTTTAATTTtgttgggaagagagagagagagagagagagagagctctcacTAGCAAACTCAtaactaagctaagctaagcgaGGGACTGGTTCTCACAGTGCTTCGCCTGCAGAGCTACAGCGTCGGCCTAAGTGCCTTGGCGAGTCCTCTGTGAGCCTTTTGCAGAAAGCACGCCGCCTGGGGAGGGCTTTGCCGAGAAAAGGCTGGAGCGGGCTCTCGGGGCTGTAAGTCAATGTTCTGTAGAAACAACACTGCTCATTTGTCTGCTGGGCCCATGAGACAAATATTATTGGAGGCACCAGAGAGTTTCCTTCAATTCACAGAAAGACCCAGGAGGCAGGCCGGCTCCCCAGCCTACCTGTGCCATTGATTAAGTTACAACATAATCATTGTGAATCTAAGCGTTGTTGGAGAAGGTCCCCGAGAGGGGTGACCCCTGGTTGACCCCTGAGCTGGCCCTCGGCAACCAGAggctcctcaccccctccccatccttGGAATGCATGTCCTGCCCACCATTCCCACCACAGGAGCCAGGTTCAAGGTGGCAGCCCTGAGAGCGCACTGTGCTGTGGAGGCCATCTGGATGGAACCCGTGACTGAACCCCCTTGGCACCTCTATTAACCTTCGAGACTCTGGCGGGTGGGGGTTAAGATCTAGTCGCTTCGCAGACCCAAGGTAAGCCTCGTGTGCAGGTTCCCTTGCTTATTAAATCACTCACCTACCAACGGTcctgcccgcccctcctcccATTCAAAGTCATACACTCCCACCTGTTCTTCTGTGGTTCATGGAGACATCTGCCCCCTTTTCCTTTGTTCTCACAACTGCTGTTCTAACCCAGGCCTCAACGTCTCTCACTCGGTCCTGCTGCCGCCTCCCAAGCATCATCCCAGCACACGCGAGGGGCACAGCTTGTTAAGTCACGGCTATGGGTGAAACACCTTGTAAAGGGGGATTAGCAGAGACGAGCAGCATTTTCATTGCTCCCTCTGTGTTCCTACCTGAGGCTACTGGGCATTGTAGCAAACGTTATACGCTGCTATCCCTTCCTTTAAACTGATTACtgccttatatatatattttttactaggTCTTGGATTTCTTTAGTCATCACTCCATTGGATTCAATCCCAGCAAAAGGAATTCTAGCTGCATCCTGGCAAAGgaaccaccaccctcccctccccccaagttcAAGCAAAGGAACAAAAAAAGCTGGTGCGGCTGAATTGGAGCACAACCTTTTGGGGGAAAAGTTTAGATAACGTTGGAGACAGGAAACATTTACCAGAATAAACTCAGTTCTCCGTTTAGAAACCATGCAAGGGACCTCGGCGTCCATGAAGGTCTCTTTAAAGATGCGGGGTGGCTCAGGATCCCCCCAGGGGAATGTACCGAAACCTCGGAAAGGCCCCTCATAGAGATTGGCCGCCACAGGGGGCGCTGTTCAGGCCGGCCTCCATCATTCCGGGAAGGTTTCTAAAACTGCCATTTCCTTTGCTTCCCTGAGGGGGAGACTCAAACTCTGCACTGCGTCTCTTCCCGCTTGGAGTCACAGGTAAGTAAATGAGTGAATCTGGTAGATTGCTCACGCTCAGACCGCGGCTGCTCATTGTTATGGTCTATCCCTGGCTGCGGTGGACGCTGCGATTTTGTTCACCTGCCCATCACGGCCTCAGCTCCCCTGACCGCACAGGTGAATGCAGACCCACATGCCCGTTGAGACGGTCACTCGGGCATCTGACATGTGAGTGGAGACGCAGAGGGGCAAAGGGGAGACCGGAGTTTCTTGCCCACGGATGTCGGGAAATCTGCATATTCACATGCACAAGAATACAGTGGGACCCTTACGTGATGCCATATATAAAAGTTAATTCAAAAATGGACCAAGACCTAAGCCCATAAAACTCTTAGGAGAAACTAGAGCAGGCCAGCTTCATGACAGTGGACCGGCGATCATTTCCTGGGTgggacaccaaaagcacaggcaacaaaagaaaaaaataggtaaatcTGACGTCAAAATGTAAAATGTGGGGTCaaggcaacccacagaatgggagcaAACGTTTGCAAGTCATACCTCTGACAAGGAATTAAATCTAGACTCTATACAGAACTCCTACAGCTCAAAAACCACGATTAAAACGATGGACAAATGACTTGATTGGATGTTTCTCCAAGGAAGACATACAAGTGGCCAGGGAGCACATGACAAGAAGCCCATCCTAATCTTTAGGAGAATGTACATCCGACCACATTCCCCTTACAAGCAAGTCACCGTCTGGCCTAAGCTGCCAGGGTAGGTCTCTTCTGGTCAGAGGACAGTGACTGAGCGCCGGCATCCGCCCGGAGCCAGGGCAGCCGTCGGCGAGTGGCGGCGCCCTGTGAACCCTCTGGCACGGACGGCTGCCGCTGCGGAGATGTTACGCACCGGTTTCCACCTGTGCCTGACGTGTCCTCCAGGGTCACCTTGCACCTCAGGCCGCTCACACTGACGTTTTCTCATGTTTTTGTGTTGGTTTCTTTCGAGTGTTCTTTCCCGCCCTGCATCTCCCTAGGTGACTTGCACCACAGCCCATGTACCAGAAAAGCTACCAACCTGAACTGCCTAATTCTCGGACGTGACAttggggggtggtgtggggggaCAGACTTTGCCGTTCCAACAGAATCTTTGGGATTCTGACTATTTTAGCtggttattttaaaacaaaaacaaatgattcCAGAAGAACCTTTGACCTCCCCGCTAGCTGCCTAAAAGGAATTTGGTTAGAGGAAGGGAGCTGTCACCATAGCTACCTACAGTTTAACACGAACGAGGCGTGATGGACAGGAGGGACCGAACAAGGCCCATTGGACcaaagtcctctctgtgtcccGGCGGTAAAGACGGCCCAGAACACATTTATGTACCAATCGTGCTTCCCTATGACCACGCATTGCCTTCCCGCCTCTGATGTCCCAAACCACTTCTCTTCTGCTCAAGATGGCCCGCGGGTCCCGCCTTCCCCATCGGTCCTGGGGCCCCCTTTCTATGGAACCCCACGTGCAGATGCCTGTTGCATTGGGTCGTTTTCTCCTGGTGGCCTGTCTTACGTTGTTTTGATTACTGGTCAATCCAGGAGAACTTCCTAGGCGAGGAGGACACTGACTTTTCCTTCCCCACCACACAAGCCATCACCCACCCCAGAGAGATGGAGGCCCAGCGAGGGACGTGATTTGTCCAAAGCCACACCGTGGCTAAGACGGGGGGCACACGAGTCTCTCAAGGCCTGCCTGACTCCGAGCCGCCTCTCTGTgtcctggtgggggggggggggggttggggggggggtgcgctcTGCATCTGGGAGATCATTGCTGCACCAGCCACAGGGTGGCTCTCCACACCTCCATTcaggtggggctgggacccaCCAGTACAGATTTCTTTAATGACTTAAAGGCATGACAAACACCTTCATAAACCGAAGCAAGGCAGCCTGCATGTCGTCGATGTCATCTTTTACCAGCCAGATTGAGCAGGTTAATTAGGTCCAGGAGACGCAGTGGCAGGG
The sequence above is a segment of the Myotis daubentonii chromosome 5, mMyoDau2.1, whole genome shotgun sequence genome. Coding sequences within it:
- the DRD1 gene encoding D(1A) dopamine receptor, which translates into the protein MRTLNTSTASTMDRAGLVVQRDFSFRVLTACFLSLLILSTLLGNTLVCAAVIRFRHLRSKVTNFFVISLAVSDLLVAVLVMPWKAVAEIAGFWPFGSFCNIWVAFDIMCSTASILNLCVISVDRYWAISSPFRYERKMTPKAAFILISVAWTLSVLISFIPVQLSWHKAKPTGLSEGNATSPGETVDNCDSSLSRTYAISSSLISFYIPVAIMIVTYTRIYRIAQKQIRRISALERAAVHAKNCQTTTGNGKPAECAQPESSFKMSFKRETKVLKTLSVIMGVFVCCWLPFFILNCMAPFCGTGETQPFCIDAITFDVFVWFGWANSSLNPIIYAFNADFRKAFSTLLGCYRLCPATSNAIETVSINNNGGAVFSSQHEPRGSISKDCHLVYLIPHAVGSSEDPKKEEAGGAAKPPERLSPALSVILDYDTDVSLGKIQPITQNGQHPT